The following are encoded together in the Pseudoalteromonas shioyasakiensis genome:
- a CDS encoding TonB-dependent receptor domain-containing protein — protein MLNNKVSKAVRLALAFGTASTAAFSVNSYAAEEEAAEKVERIEVTGSRIKRTDIETASPVQVTTAEEIAVAGFTRVEDMMNSLPQLEASNTAFQSNGASGTATLDLRGMGSQRTLVLINGRRMQAGGIYTQSADINQIPAALIKRVDVMTGGGSSTYGADAVAGVVNFVMNDEFEGFEVSLGSTAYQHDNDNEYIQGLMDERDFDYPEGSSGFDGSSFDFSATLGGSFDSGKGHAVGYFTYQKQNELRQGARDYSSCALNAAGTACGGSGNAVIPNFYISAPTDSGAFDWDDYDYWTLGSDSSFIPSSGNVYNYAPINHFMRPNERHTLGLFSKYEINDHFQPFMEAMYMRDRTTAQIAESGTFFNENYVIDYDSPLLTDAQRQNLTDRFGLTSGDEFATYIGKRNVEGGPRADSLEHNSFRLVLGSRGEISDLWSYEAFVQYGSSSSSSAYENDFFGPRISTALSANGEDCSATSGCIPYEVFTYQGVTPESAGALTGTAILNGVTEQFIVNGFVTGEFEWGLPSSDYPIAAVFGAEYREETFSRTADEVYAQGLLLGQGGTTKSLNGEYDVTEFFGELSLPIVEDVTGFESLLVELGYRWSDYSTSGSEPTYKVAVNWDVTENWKIRSSYNRAVRAANNGELFAQQSTGLWAGTDPCAGATPSLSQAECANTGVPASQYGNVGKSPADQYNGFFGGNPNLSPEIADTITLGVVGNPFEDFNFSIDYWDIELEDAIGAIDAELIVEQCGKTGQAVFCDNVQRTPGSASLWIGSGQVVATNTNLGNIHYEGVDLSANYDMEIGGGTLSTSLIGTYMMTKEFDNIPGVSEVYDCVDTLNDGCYPQPVWRHVLSASYDTGSWWRATAKWRYFGAVSDYEGSDTLAQGGISSQSYLDLKGSFTVNDYTSVLIGVNNVLDKEPPMVGGSLSTNGNAIAGFYDTLGRYFHASVTLKF, from the coding sequence CAACAGCTGCGTTTTCTGTAAACTCTTATGCTGCTGAAGAAGAAGCAGCAGAAAAAGTTGAACGTATTGAAGTTACAGGTTCACGTATCAAACGTACTGATATTGAAACTGCAAGCCCAGTTCAAGTTACAACAGCTGAAGAAATCGCTGTAGCTGGTTTTACACGTGTTGAAGACATGATGAATAGCTTGCCTCAACTTGAAGCTTCAAACACAGCGTTCCAATCAAATGGTGCTTCTGGTACAGCTACTCTTGATTTACGTGGTATGGGTTCACAGCGTACTCTAGTACTTATCAACGGTCGTCGTATGCAAGCGGGTGGTATCTACACTCAGTCGGCTGATATTAACCAAATCCCAGCTGCACTTATCAAGCGTGTTGACGTAATGACTGGTGGTGGTTCATCAACTTACGGTGCCGATGCGGTAGCGGGTGTTGTAAACTTTGTAATGAACGATGAGTTCGAAGGTTTTGAAGTAAGCCTAGGCTCAACTGCATATCAACACGACAATGATAATGAATACATCCAAGGTTTAATGGATGAGCGTGACTTCGACTACCCAGAAGGTAGCTCAGGTTTTGACGGTTCTTCTTTTGACTTCTCAGCTACATTAGGTGGCTCTTTCGATAGTGGTAAAGGCCATGCTGTTGGTTATTTCACTTACCAAAAGCAAAATGAATTACGCCAAGGTGCTCGTGACTATTCTTCATGTGCTCTAAATGCTGCAGGTACAGCGTGTGGTGGTTCTGGTAACGCTGTAATTCCTAACTTCTATATCTCAGCGCCTACAGACAGCGGTGCATTCGATTGGGATGATTACGATTATTGGACACTTGGTTCTGATAGTAGCTTCATTCCTTCAAGTGGTAACGTATATAACTATGCTCCAATTAACCACTTCATGCGTCCTAACGAGCGCCACACCTTAGGTTTATTCTCTAAGTACGAAATTAATGATCACTTCCAACCGTTCATGGAAGCGATGTACATGCGTGACCGTACTACAGCGCAAATCGCTGAGTCTGGTACGTTCTTTAACGAAAACTATGTTATCGATTACGATAGCCCGCTTCTTACAGATGCACAGCGTCAAAACCTAACTGATCGTTTTGGTTTAACTTCTGGTGATGAGTTTGCAACTTACATCGGTAAACGTAACGTTGAAGGTGGCCCACGTGCTGATAGCCTTGAGCATAACTCATTCCGCTTAGTACTAGGTAGTAGAGGTGAAATCAGTGACCTTTGGTCATACGAAGCATTCGTACAATACGGTTCTTCGTCTTCATCTTCAGCATACGAAAATGACTTCTTCGGTCCGCGTATCAGTACTGCACTTTCTGCAAATGGCGAAGACTGTTCAGCAACATCTGGTTGTATCCCTTACGAAGTATTCACGTATCAAGGTGTTACTCCTGAGTCAGCTGGTGCACTAACTGGTACTGCGATTCTTAATGGTGTTACAGAGCAGTTTATCGTGAATGGTTTCGTTACTGGTGAATTTGAATGGGGTCTTCCTTCTTCAGATTACCCAATCGCGGCAGTATTTGGTGCTGAATACCGTGAAGAAACTTTCAGCCGTACAGCGGATGAAGTTTACGCACAAGGCTTATTACTAGGTCAAGGTGGTACAACTAAGAGCTTAAACGGTGAATATGACGTAACTGAATTCTTCGGTGAGTTAAGCTTACCAATTGTTGAAGATGTAACAGGCTTCGAAAGCTTATTGGTTGAACTAGGTTATCGTTGGTCTGATTACAGCACATCAGGTTCAGAGCCTACTTATAAAGTAGCTGTAAACTGGGATGTTACTGAAAACTGGAAGATCCGTTCAAGCTATAACCGTGCAGTTCGTGCTGCGAACAACGGCGAGCTATTCGCACAACAAAGCACAGGTTTATGGGCCGGTACCGATCCTTGTGCGGGTGCAACACCATCTCTTAGCCAAGCAGAATGTGCTAATACAGGTGTTCCAGCATCTCAATACGGTAACGTAGGTAAGAGCCCTGCTGACCAATACAATGGTTTCTTCGGTGGTAACCCGAATCTTAGCCCTGAAATCGCTGATACAATCACTTTAGGTGTTGTTGGTAACCCGTTTGAAGACTTTAATTTCTCAATCGATTACTGGGATATTGAATTAGAAGATGCAATTGGTGCGATTGACGCAGAGCTCATTGTTGAGCAATGTGGTAAAACAGGCCAAGCAGTATTCTGTGATAACGTACAACGTACGCCTGGTAGTGCTAGCCTTTGGATTGGTTCTGGTCAAGTTGTAGCAACTAACACTAACTTAGGTAACATTCACTATGAAGGTGTTGATTTAAGTGCTAACTACGACATGGAAATCGGCGGTGGTACACTTTCTACAAGCCTTATCGGTACTTACATGATGACTAAGGAATTTGATAATATTCCTGGCGTAAGTGAAGTATATGACTGTGTTGACACGTTAAACGATGGTTGTTACCCACAACCAGTATGGCGTCATGTTCTTAGTGCAAGCTATGACACAGGCAGCTGGTGGAGAGCAACAGCTAAATGGCGTTACTTCGGTGCTGTAAGTGACTATGAGGGTAGTGATACTTTAGCTCAAGGCGGTATTAGTTCACAAAGCTATCTTGACCTTAAAGGTTCATTCACTGTAAATGATTACACTTCAGTACTTATTGGTGTGAATAACGTTCTAGACAAAGAGCCGCCAATGGTAGGTGGTTCACTATCTACAAATGGTAACGCGATTGCTGGTTTCTACGACACATTAGGTCGTTACTTCCACGCAAGCGTAACGTTAAAATTCTAA